Proteins from a single region of Streptomyces spectabilis:
- a CDS encoding type I polyketide synthase, which yields MTSPEELWRLVGSGTDGISALPTDRGWDTEGLYDPDPQRPGTTYAREGGFLADVTSFDAGLFGISPREALLMDPQQRLLLEVSWEALERAGLAPDALRGSRTGVFTGMMGQDYTDRKDSALTEYEGQLETGRAASVASGRVAYTFGLEGPAVTLDTACSSSLVALHLAVRALRDDECDLALAGGVTVMSSPATLLEFSRQRVLAPDGRCKAFATGADGTGLAEGIGILLVERLSDARRHGHPVLAVVTGSAVNQDGASNGLTAPNGPSQQRVIRAALAGAGLTGADVDAVEAHGTGTSLGDPIEAQALLAAYGQQRDRDRPLWLGSLKSNIGHTQAAAGVAGVMKMVMALREETLPRTLHVDAPSPHVDWSLGAVRLLTEARPWPRTDRVRRAGVSSFGISGTNAHVIVEEAADDPAADTGGAAPGPAPESRAATGANGGDTAPPPVPWVLSARTPEALRAQAARLRDHVKDRPGLRPVDVAYALATTRAPLAHRAVVVGRRTDELLRGVGALAAGEPGADLVESVARDLGKAVFVFPGQGSQWAGMAVELWDASPVFRERMLACATALDPYVDWSLREVVFGTAAAGAAARVDVVQPVLWAVMVSLAELWRSYGVEPAAVVGHSQGEIAAACVAGALSLDDGARVVALRSRLIARELAGAGGMVSVAASADDARARLERWGDRVALAAVNGPASVVVSGDPAALDELMADCERDGVRARRVAVDYASHSPQVELLRADLLADLAELRPRAGKLPLYSTVTGDVLAGDELTADYWFRNLRRTVRLSDAVERLAATGHGAFIECSPHPVLALGLTETLGDLGGDALVTGTLQRDDGGLDRFLRALGAVHAGGRSPDWEHLFAGLGARRVELPTYAFERQRYWLDAAPAAGDVTAVGLNPLDHPWWGAVTELPDSGGTLLTGRVSRDAQAWLGDHAVGEAVLLPGTALLELAVQAAGQTGCDRVAELTLQAPLPLPPRGGVQLRAVVGPADADGTRALTLHARPEDAPDAPWTTQAVGSLATAAPRGGEALEAWPPPGAAPVPVERAYADLAELSLRYGPVFQGLRAAWRLGDELFAEVALADGAEPEGFAVHPALFDAALHAVALDRGDGGAAEDAGPRLPFSWSGVEVHAVAATRLRVRITRLGPDAVALEAADATGAPVLSVESLAVRPVSLDRLGPAAGQPTDALFAVDWAPAPAAVSAPPASWTVLDGLDALAPALEATGAAVRRAPDLAAVTGQEDAPDVVLAPLPRRSGNLPTATRETVGATLTLLQEWLGEDRFASARLVLVSGGAVAAHDDDPVEPALAAAWGLVRSAQAEHPDRLVLVDWDGREPSADALPAALRGDEPQLALRSGEALVPRLRRVAVAAPEATGGFDGDGTVLVTGAAGVLGGVLARHLVMAHGVRHLLLVSRRGASAPEAAELTERLTASGASVRWAACDLADRAALAAVLADVPDAHPLRGVVHAAGVLDDGIVSALTGARLDTVFRPKVDAVVQLHELTADADLSAFVVCSSAAGTFGTAGQGGYAAANAFLDAFARARRARGLPALSLAWGLWERTSAMTVRMSDADRDRMRRSGVTGLTAEDGAALLDAGLAAGLPVVVPTRLDLSAVRARAAADGVPALLRGLVRPPARRAAAGAADDSALTRDLAALAPGDRAAKVLDVVRAQVAAVLGYAGPAAVEPGLAFKELGFDSLTAVELRNRLARVTGLRLPATLVFDRPTPQALAEHLLDRLTGRSAPVRAPVRGPAAAPADEPIAIVGMACRFPGGVASPEDLWRLVDRGGDAVSAFPTDRGWDPGSATRAAEGGFLRDAAGFDPEFFGISPREAVAMDPQQRLLLEVSWEALERAGLDPTTLRGSRTGVFAGLMYHDYTSRHAGVPDDAGGYLGTGGSGSVATGRIAYTFGFEGPAVTVDTACSSSLVALHLAVQAVRGGDCDRALAGGVTVMCTPHAFTEFSRQGALAADARCKPFAAAADGTVWGEGAGVLLVERLSDAVRAGRRVLAVVRGSAVNQDGASNGLTAPNGPSQERVIRQALAAARLAPADVDAVEAHGTGTTLGDPIEAQALLATYGQERPDDRPLWLGSVKSNLGHPQAAAGVAGVIKTVMALRRGVLPRTLHVDAPSPHVDWSSGAVELLTEARPWPAAGRPRRAAVSSFGISGTNAHVVLEQAPATADGAGPPAPGGDDASRAPAGPVPLTVSARTGTALRAQAARLRERLAAEPALDAVDVAHSLLTARAALAHRAVVLGGDRDALLAGLAAVAEGRETPGVVEGLAGDPGRTVFVFPGQGAQWAGMAAGLWEAAPVFRERLTACADALAPYVDWSLVDVVRGAEAGVDADRVDVVQPALWAVMVSLAELWRSYGVEPAAVVGHSQGEIAAACVAGGLSLDDGARVVALRSRALTAIAGRGGMVSLALSAAAAEELVAAWDGRLALAAVNGPASVVVSGDTAAVDELLTRCAETGAWARRIPVDYASHSPHVEAVRERIGRDLAELRPRTGDVAFYSTVTGGFKDTAELDGAYWYRNLREPVRFEPAVQELFARGHGAFVETSPHPMLTVGVAETLAEHPERTGVAVGSLRRDQGGLDRFSASVAEAYTRGVAVDWTAAWAGRAPQAVDLPTYAFQRRRYWLQAPAGSGDVTAAGLHSADHPLLGARVELAGSPETLLTARWSLDTHPWLADHAVGDTVVVPGTAFLELAALAGAGTGCPRIGELLQEAPLVLGERGAVRLQVRVAAPDDDGTRALGVYARREDAPPEDPWTCHARGLLTEEAAEAPPALDGAWPPPGAVPVDLTEFYDRMDDIGLAYGPAFRGLHTAWRLGDEILAEAALPAEDHAGADRYRAHPALLDAGLHSCLLRTPDADGAAMPFAWNDVDFHGPCGPAVRVRVSPGTAQDVSVLVTDADGTPAVTVRSLAARPVSPEQLRAAGGAGDSLYRLAWAEAPATTPGAPGAWAVLGDAADQLPASAGQFADLSAYRTAIGSGAAVPDAVLAPLAAAEGQDDAARARSLTCRTLDLLRGWLAEDTDSERAEHRPADQAPALRLVLLTRGAQGTPDDEHLVDPAAAAVWGLVRSAQAEHPGRFVLVDLDDHPDSGAALAAALATDEPQLALRAGRILLPRIERAPRADGGDAPWDADGTVLVTGASGTLGRAVARHLVTAHGVRRLLLVSRRGGESDEAARLGAELTGHGARVTWAACDVADRDALAAVLGAVPAAHPLNGVVHAAGVLDDGVIAALTPERVERVFRPKADAALHLAELTAGQDLAAFVVFSSAAAALGSAGQGSYAAANAFLDALAARRRRQGLPALSLGWGLWADTSAMTAGLDRSRAARSGLRELATDEGLALFDAALAGTDPLLLPMRLDTAALRARGDALPPVLRGLVRASERRGATRAAGAAALRRRLAALSPAERDLHLLDLVRAETATVLGHPSPEAVGHERAFKDLGFDSLTAVELRNRLTAATGLRLPATLVFDHPTPAALAGRLAAELAPADEADDARRDTEAAVRAALAAIPLPRLRDAGLLDALLELAGRPAGQEPPPRAGDEPAPIDQLDSEGLLAMALDNGAHTNTEDHDARW from the coding sequence GTGACGTCCCCCGAGGAGCTGTGGCGACTCGTCGGCTCGGGCACGGACGGCATCTCCGCCCTTCCCACCGACCGCGGCTGGGACACCGAGGGGCTCTACGACCCCGACCCGCAGCGGCCGGGCACCACCTACGCGCGCGAAGGCGGGTTCCTCGCCGACGTCACGTCGTTCGACGCGGGCCTGTTCGGGATCAGCCCGCGCGAGGCCCTGCTGATGGACCCCCAGCAACGGCTGCTCCTCGAGGTTTCCTGGGAGGCCTTGGAGCGCGCCGGGCTCGCGCCCGACGCGCTGCGCGGCAGCCGCACCGGCGTCTTCACCGGGATGATGGGCCAGGACTACACGGACCGGAAGGACAGCGCGCTCACGGAGTACGAGGGGCAGCTGGAGACGGGCCGCGCGGCCAGCGTCGCCTCCGGCCGCGTCGCCTACACCTTCGGCCTCGAAGGCCCGGCCGTCACCCTGGACACGGCCTGCTCCTCGTCCCTCGTGGCCCTGCACCTGGCCGTGCGGGCGCTGCGCGACGACGAGTGCGACCTCGCCCTCGCCGGCGGCGTCACGGTGATGTCGAGCCCGGCCACGCTCCTGGAGTTCAGCCGCCAGCGCGTGCTCGCCCCCGACGGCCGGTGCAAGGCGTTCGCCACGGGCGCCGACGGCACCGGGCTCGCCGAGGGCATCGGCATCCTCCTGGTGGAGCGCCTCTCGGACGCGCGGCGCCACGGCCACCCCGTGCTCGCCGTCGTCACCGGCAGCGCCGTCAACCAGGACGGCGCGTCGAACGGCCTCACCGCGCCGAACGGCCCCTCCCAGCAGCGGGTGATCCGCGCCGCCCTCGCGGGCGCCGGGCTCACCGGAGCCGACGTCGACGCGGTGGAGGCGCACGGCACGGGCACCTCCCTCGGCGACCCCATCGAGGCCCAGGCCCTGCTCGCCGCGTACGGACAACAGCGCGACCGGGACCGGCCGTTGTGGCTGGGGTCGCTGAAGTCGAACATCGGCCACACCCAGGCGGCCGCGGGCGTCGCGGGCGTCATGAAGATGGTCATGGCGCTGCGCGAGGAGACGCTGCCCCGGACGCTGCACGTCGACGCGCCCAGCCCGCACGTGGACTGGTCCCTGGGCGCCGTGCGGCTCCTGACCGAGGCCAGGCCGTGGCCGAGGACCGACAGGGTCCGGCGGGCGGGCGTGTCGTCGTTCGGCATCAGCGGCACGAACGCCCACGTCATCGTCGAAGAGGCCGCGGACGATCCCGCTGCGGACACCGGGGGCGCCGCCCCCGGCCCGGCCCCGGAGAGCCGGGCCGCGACCGGCGCGAACGGCGGGGACACAGCCCCGCCACCGGTGCCCTGGGTGCTCTCCGCCCGGACCCCCGAGGCGCTGCGTGCCCAGGCGGCCCGGCTGCGCGACCACGTGAAGGACCGGCCGGGGCTCCGCCCGGTGGATGTCGCCTACGCCCTCGCGACCACGCGCGCGCCCCTCGCCCACCGGGCCGTCGTGGTCGGCCGCCGCACCGACGAACTGCTGCGCGGCGTCGGCGCCCTGGCCGCGGGCGAGCCCGGCGCGGACCTGGTCGAGTCGGTGGCGCGCGACCTCGGCAAGGCCGTCTTCGTCTTCCCCGGCCAGGGCTCGCAGTGGGCGGGCATGGCCGTGGAGCTGTGGGACGCGTCCCCCGTCTTCCGCGAGCGGATGCTCGCCTGTGCGACCGCGCTCGACCCGTACGTCGACTGGTCGCTGCGCGAGGTGGTGTTCGGAACGGCCGCCGCCGGGGCCGCCGCCCGCGTCGACGTGGTCCAGCCGGTCCTGTGGGCGGTCATGGTGTCCCTCGCCGAGCTGTGGCGCTCCTACGGCGTCGAACCCGCCGCCGTGGTGGGGCACTCGCAGGGCGAGATCGCGGCGGCCTGCGTGGCGGGCGCGCTCTCGCTCGACGACGGCGCCCGCGTCGTGGCCCTGCGCTCCCGCCTCATCGCCCGCGAGCTCGCGGGGGCGGGCGGCATGGTCTCGGTGGCCGCGTCGGCCGACGACGCCCGCGCCCGCCTGGAGCGCTGGGGCGACCGCGTCGCCCTCGCCGCCGTCAACGGCCCCGCGTCCGTGGTCGTCTCCGGCGACCCGGCGGCCCTCGACGAGCTGATGGCCGACTGTGAACGGGACGGCGTCCGCGCCCGGCGCGTCGCGGTGGACTACGCATCGCACTCCCCGCAGGTCGAGCTGTTGCGCGCGGACCTGCTCGCCGACCTCGCGGAGCTGCGCCCGCGCGCCGGGAAGCTCCCCCTGTACTCGACGGTCACCGGCGACGTCCTGGCGGGCGACGAGCTGACGGCCGACTACTGGTTCCGCAACCTGCGGCGGACGGTGCGGCTCTCCGACGCCGTCGAGCGGCTCGCCGCCACCGGGCACGGGGCGTTCATCGAGTGCAGCCCGCACCCCGTCCTCGCCCTCGGCCTCACCGAGACCCTCGGCGACCTCGGCGGGGACGCCCTCGTCACGGGCACGCTCCAGCGGGACGACGGCGGCCTCGACCGCTTCCTGCGCGCCCTCGGCGCCGTCCACGCCGGGGGCCGTTCGCCCGACTGGGAGCACCTCTTCGCGGGCCTCGGCGCCCGCCGCGTGGAGCTGCCCACGTACGCCTTCGAGCGGCAGCGCTACTGGCTCGACGCCGCCCCCGCCGCCGGGGACGTCACGGCCGTCGGCCTCAACCCGCTCGACCACCCGTGGTGGGGCGCCGTCACCGAACTGCCCGACTCCGGCGGCACCCTGCTCACCGGGCGCGTGTCCCGCGACGCACAGGCCTGGCTCGGCGACCACGCCGTGGGCGAGGCCGTGCTGCTGCCCGGCACGGCGCTCCTGGAACTGGCCGTCCAGGCCGCCGGGCAGACCGGCTGCGACCGCGTGGCGGAACTGACCCTGCAGGCGCCGCTGCCGCTCCCGCCGCGCGGCGGCGTCCAGCTGCGCGCCGTCGTCGGCCCCGCCGACGCCGACGGCACCCGCGCGCTCACCCTGCACGCACGCCCCGAGGACGCCCCGGACGCGCCGTGGACCACCCAGGCCGTCGGCTCCCTCGCGACCGCCGCCCCGCGCGGCGGCGAGGCCTTGGAGGCGTGGCCGCCACCGGGCGCCGCACCCGTTCCCGTGGAGCGGGCGTACGCGGACCTGGCGGAGCTGTCCCTGCGGTACGGCCCCGTGTTCCAGGGGCTGCGGGCCGCCTGGCGCCTCGGGGACGAGCTGTTCGCCGAGGTCGCGCTCGCCGACGGCGCCGAGCCGGAGGGGTTCGCGGTCCATCCGGCGCTGTTCGACGCCGCGTTGCACGCGGTGGCCCTCGACCGCGGCGACGGCGGGGCGGCCGAGGACGCGGGGCCGCGCCTGCCGTTCTCCTGGTCCGGTGTCGAGGTCCACGCGGTCGCCGCCACCCGGCTGCGCGTGCGGATCACCCGCCTGGGGCCTGACGCCGTCGCCCTGGAGGCGGCCGACGCGACCGGCGCCCCCGTCCTCTCCGTGGAGTCCCTCGCCGTACGGCCCGTGTCCCTGGACCGGTTGGGCCCGGCAGCCGGGCAGCCGACGGACGCGCTGTTCGCCGTGGACTGGGCCCCGGCACCGGCCGCCGTCTCCGCGCCGCCCGCGTCCTGGACGGTCCTCGACGGCCTCGACGCGCTCGCCCCGGCCCTGGAGGCCACCGGTGCCGCCGTGCGCCGGGCGCCGGACCTCGCGGCCGTGACCGGCCAGGAGGACGCCCCGGACGTGGTGCTCGCCCCGCTGCCGCGCCGCTCCGGCAACCTGCCCACGGCCACCCGGGAGACCGTCGGCGCGACCCTGACACTCCTTCAGGAATGGCTCGGCGAGGACCGGTTCGCCTCCGCGCGGCTCGTCCTGGTGAGCGGGGGCGCCGTCGCGGCGCACGACGACGACCCCGTGGAGCCCGCCCTCGCGGCGGCCTGGGGCCTGGTCCGCTCCGCGCAGGCGGAGCACCCGGACCGGCTCGTACTCGTCGACTGGGACGGCCGGGAGCCGTCGGCCGACGCGCTGCCCGCCGCCCTGCGCGGCGACGAGCCGCAACTGGCCCTGCGGTCCGGGGAGGCGCTCGTCCCCCGGCTCCGCAGGGTGGCCGTGGCTGCCCCCGAGGCGACCGGCGGCTTCGACGGCGACGGCACGGTCCTGGTGACCGGCGCGGCCGGCGTGCTCGGCGGCGTCCTGGCGCGACACCTCGTCATGGCGCACGGCGTGCGGCACCTGCTCCTGGTCAGCCGCCGCGGCGCGAGCGCGCCCGAGGCCGCCGAACTGACCGAGCGGCTCACCGCGTCGGGCGCCTCGGTGCGCTGGGCCGCCTGCGACCTCGCCGACCGGGCGGCCCTCGCGGCCGTCCTCGCCGACGTGCCGGACGCCCATCCGCTGCGCGGCGTGGTCCACGCCGCCGGCGTACTCGACGACGGCATCGTGTCCGCCCTGACCGGCGCCCGGCTCGACACCGTGTTCCGGCCCAAGGTCGACGCGGTGGTCCAGCTGCACGAACTGACCGCGGACGCGGACCTCTCGGCGTTCGTCGTGTGCTCCTCGGCGGCCGGTACGTTCGGCACGGCGGGCCAGGGCGGCTACGCGGCCGCCAACGCCTTCCTCGACGCGTTCGCCCGCGCACGACGGGCCCGCGGTCTGCCCGCCCTGTCCCTGGCCTGGGGCCTGTGGGAGCGGACCAGCGCCATGACGGTCCGGATGTCGGACGCCGACCGCGACCGGATGCGCCGCTCCGGCGTCACAGGCCTGACCGCCGAGGACGGCGCCGCCCTGCTCGACGCGGGCCTCGCCGCCGGGCTCCCCGTCGTCGTCCCCACCCGCCTCGACCTGTCCGCCGTACGCGCCCGGGCCGCCGCCGACGGCGTGCCCGCGCTGCTGCGCGGCCTGGTGCGGCCACCGGCCCGGCGCGCCGCCGCGGGCGCCGCCGACGACTCCGCCCTGACGCGCGACCTCGCCGCGCTCGCGCCGGGGGACCGGGCCGCGAAGGTCCTCGACGTGGTCCGCGCCCAGGTCGCGGCCGTCCTCGGCTACGCGGGGCCCGCCGCCGTCGAACCGGGGCTCGCCTTCAAGGAGTTGGGCTTCGACTCGCTCACCGCGGTCGAGCTGCGCAACCGCCTCGCCCGGGTGACGGGCCTGCGCCTGCCCGCCACGCTCGTCTTCGACCGGCCGACCCCGCAGGCCCTCGCCGAGCACCTCCTGGACCGGCTGACCGGACGGAGCGCGCCGGTGCGGGCGCCGGTGCGCGGCCCGGCCGCGGCCCCCGCCGACGAGCCCATCGCCATCGTCGGCATGGCCTGCCGGTTCCCGGGCGGCGTCGCGTCCCCGGAGGACCTGTGGCGCCTGGTGGACCGGGGCGGCGACGCCGTCTCCGCCTTCCCCACCGACCGCGGCTGGGACCCCGGCTCCGCCACCCGGGCGGCGGAGGGCGGCTTCCTGCGCGACGCCGCGGGCTTCGACCCCGAGTTCTTCGGCATCAGCCCGCGCGAGGCGGTGGCGATGGACCCGCAGCAGCGGCTCCTGCTCGAAGTCTCCTGGGAGGCCCTCGAACGCGCGGGCCTCGACCCCACCACCCTCAGGGGCAGCCGCACCGGCGTGTTCGCCGGCCTGATGTACCACGACTACACCTCGCGGCACGCGGGCGTCCCGGACGACGCGGGCGGCTACCTCGGCACGGGCGGGTCCGGCAGCGTCGCCACCGGCCGGATCGCGTACACCTTCGGCTTCGAGGGACCGGCCGTCACGGTGGACACGGCCTGCTCGTCGTCGCTCGTGGCGCTGCACCTGGCCGTGCAGGCGGTGCGCGGCGGCGACTGCGACCGGGCCCTCGCGGGCGGTGTCACCGTGATGTGCACCCCGCACGCCTTCACCGAGTTCAGCAGGCAGGGCGCGCTCGCCGCAGACGCCCGCTGCAAGCCGTTCGCGGCCGCCGCCGACGGCACGGTGTGGGGCGAGGGCGCGGGCGTCCTCCTCGTCGAGCGCCTGTCGGACGCGGTCCGCGCGGGCCGCCGCGTCCTCGCGGTCGTCCGCGGCTCCGCCGTCAACCAGGACGGCGCGAGCAACGGCCTGACCGCCCCGAACGGCCCCTCCCAGGAGCGCGTGATCCGCCAGGCCCTGGCCGCCGCCCGGCTCGCGCCGGCCGACGTGGACGCCGTGGAGGCGCACGGCACCGGCACCACCCTCGGCGACCCGATCGAGGCCCAGGCGCTCCTCGCGACGTACGGCCAGGAGCGGCCCGACGACCGGCCGTTGTGGCTGGGCTCGGTCAAGTCGAACCTCGGCCACCCGCAGGCGGCCGCGGGCGTCGCCGGGGTCATCAAGACGGTCATGGCGCTGCGTCGGGGCGTGCTGCCCCGCACCCTGCACGTGGACGCGCCGTCGCCGCACGTCGACTGGTCATCGGGCGCGGTGGAGCTGCTCACCGAGGCCCGCCCCTGGCCTGCCGCGGGCCGCCCGCGCCGGGCCGCGGTCTCCTCGTTCGGCATCAGCGGCACCAACGCGCACGTCGTACTGGAGCAGGCACCCGCGACGGCGGACGGCGCGGGCCCGCCGGCGCCCGGGGGAGACGACGCGTCCCGGGCCCCCGCGGGCCCCGTCCCGCTGACGGTGTCCGCCAGGACCGGGACGGCGCTGCGCGCCCAGGCCGCCCGGCTGCGGGAGCGCCTCGCCGCCGAGCCCGCGCTCGACGCCGTCGACGTGGCGCACTCGCTCCTTACGGCACGGGCCGCGCTCGCGCACCGGGCCGTGGTCCTGGGCGGCGACCGGGACGCCCTGCTCGCGGGGCTCGCCGCCGTGGCGGAGGGCCGGGAGACGCCCGGCGTCGTCGAGGGGCTCGCCGGCGACCCGGGCCGGACGGTATTCGTCTTCCCCGGCCAGGGCGCGCAGTGGGCGGGCATGGCCGCCGGGCTCTGGGAGGCCGCGCCGGTCTTCCGCGAGCGCCTGACCGCGTGCGCCGACGCGCTCGCCCCGTACGTCGACTGGTCCCTGGTGGACGTCGTGCGGGGGGCTGAGGCCGGGGTCGACGCCGACCGGGTCGACGTCGTCCAGCCCGCGCTCTGGGCGGTCATGGTGTCCCTCGCCGAGCTGTGGCGCTCCTACGGCGTCGAACCCGCCGCCGTGGTGGGGCACTCGCAGGGCGAGATCGCCGCGGCCTGCGTCGCGGGCGGCCTCTCCCTCGACGACGGGGCGCGCGTGGTCGCCCTGCGCAGCCGGGCCCTGACCGCGATCGCCGGGCGCGGCGGCATGGTCTCCCTCGCCCTGTCCGCCGCCGCGGCCGAGGAGTTGGTGGCCGCGTGGGACGGGCGCCTGGCGCTCGCGGCGGTCAACGGCCCCGCCTCGGTGGTGGTCTCGGGCGACACGGCAGCCGTGGACGAACTCCTCACCCGCTGCGCGGAGACCGGCGCCTGGGCGCGCCGCATCCCGGTGGACTACGCCTCGCACTCGCCCCACGTCGAGGCGGTGCGCGAGCGGATCGGCCGCGACCTGGCGGAGCTGCGCCCGCGCACCGGCGACGTCGCCTTCTACTCCACGGTGACGGGCGGCTTCAAGGACACCGCCGAACTCGACGGCGCCTACTGGTACCGCAATCTGCGCGAGCCGGTGCGCTTCGAACCCGCCGTCCAGGAGCTGTTCGCGCGCGGCCACGGCGCCTTCGTCGAGACGAGCCCCCACCCCATGCTCACCGTGGGCGTCGCCGAGACCCTGGCGGAGCACCCCGAGCGGACGGGCGTGGCCGTGGGGTCCCTGCGCCGCGACCAGGGCGGCCTCGACCGCTTCTCGGCCTCGGTCGCCGAGGCGTACACCCGCGGGGTCGCCGTCGACTGGACGGCGGCGTGGGCGGGCCGCGCGCCGCAAGCCGTGGACCTGCCGACGTACGCGTTCCAGCGGCGCCGGTACTGGCTCCAGGCGCCCGCGGGCTCCGGCGACGTCACCGCGGCGGGCCTGCACAGCGCCGACCACCCGCTGCTCGGCGCCCGCGTCGAACTCGCCGGCTCGCCGGAGACCCTCCTCACCGCGCGCTGGTCCCTGGACACCCACCCGTGGCTCGCCGACCACGCCGTGGGCGACACCGTGGTCGTGCCGGGCACCGCCTTCCTCGAACTGGCCGCCCTGGCCGGGGCCGGGACCGGCTGCCCGCGCATCGGGGAACTCCTCCAGGAAGCACCGCTGGTCCTCGGCGAACGCGGCGCCGTACGCCTCCAGGTCCGGGTCGCGGCGCCCGACGACGACGGTACGCGGGCGCTCGGCGTGTACGCGCGCCGCGAGGACGCGCCCCCGGAGGACCCCTGGACGTGCCACGCCCGCGGCCTGCTCACCGAGGAGGCGGCCGAGGCGCCGCCCGCCCTCGACGGCGCCTGGCCGCCACCGGGGGCCGTGCCCGTCGACCTCACGGAGTTCTACGACCGGATGGACGACATCGGCCTCGCGTACGGGCCCGCGTTCCGCGGCCTGCACACCGCCTGGCGCCTGGGCGACGAGATCCTCGCCGAGGCGGCGCTGCCCGCCGAGGACCACGCGGGCGCGGACCGCTACCGCGCCCATCCGGCGCTGCTCGACGCGGGCCTTCACTCCTGTCTGCTGCGCACCCCGGACGCCGACGGCGCGGCCATGCCGTTCGCCTGGAATGACGTGGACTTCCACGGCCCCTGCGGCCCCGCCGTGCGCGTACGGGTCTCACCCGGCACGGCCCAGGACGTGTCCGTCCTGGTGACGGACGCCGACGGCACTCCCGCGGTGACCGTGCGCTCCCTGGCCGCCCGCCCCGTCTCGCCCGAGCAGCTGCGGGCCGCGGGCGGCGCCGGGGACTCCCTGTACCGGCTCGCCTGGGCGGAAGCACCCGCCACGACACCCGGGGCGCCCGGAGCGTGGGCGGTGCTCGGCGACGCGGCCGACCAACTGCCCGCCAGTGCTGGGCAGTTCGCTGACCTGTCCGCGTACCGTACGGCGATCGGGTCCGGCGCGGCCGTCCCCGACGCGGTGCTCGCGCCGCTGGCCGCGGCCGAGGGCCAGGACGACGCGGCCCGCGCCCGTTCCCTGACCTGCCGGACCCTGGACCTGCTGCGGGGCTGGCTTGCCGAGGACACCGACAGCGAGCGGGCCGAGCACCGCCCGGCGGACCAGGCCCCCGCGCTCCGGCTCGTCCTCCTCACGCGCGGCGCCCAGGGCACACCCGACGACGAGCACCTCGTGGACCCCGCCGCCGCGGCCGTCTGGGGCCTGGTGCGCTCGGCCCAGGCGGAGCACCCCGGCCGGTTCGTCCTCGTCGACCTGGACGACCACCCCGACTCCGGCGCCGCGCTCGCCGCGGCCCTGGCCACGGACGAGCCCCAACTCGCGCTCCGCGCGGGCCGGATACTCCTGCCCCGTATCGAACGCGCGCCCCGCGCGGACGGAGGCGACGCGCCCTGGGACGCCGACGGCACCGTGCTCGTCACCGGCGCCTCCGGCACCCTGGGCCGCGCCGTGGCCCGGCACCTCGTCACCGCGCACGGCGTGCGCCGTCTGCTCCTGGTGAGCCGCCGCGGCGGCGAGAGCGACGAGGCCGCCCGGCTCGGCGCGGAACTGACCGGCCACGGCGCCCGGGTGACCTGGGCGGCCTGCGACGTCGCCGACCGGGACGCGCTCGCCGCGGTGCTCGGCGCGGTGCCCGCGGCGCACCCCCTGAACGGTGTCGTGCACGCCGCCGGGGTCCTGGACGACGGGGTGATCGCGGCCCTGACCCCGGAGCGCGTCGAGCGGGTGTTCCGGCCCAAGGCGGACGCCGCGCTCCACCTGGCCGAGCTGACGGCCGGGCAGGACCTGGCGGCGTTCGTCGTGTTCTCCTCGGCCGCCGCGGCGCTCGGCAGCGCGGGCCAGGGGAGCTACGCGGCGGCCAACGCCTTCCTGGACGCCCTCGCCGCGCGCCGCCGCCGACAGGGCCTGCCCGCACTGTCATTGGGCTGGGGCCTGTGGGCCGACACCAGCGCCATGACGGCCGGGCTCGACCGGTCCCGGGCGGCCCGCTCGGGCCTGCGGGAACTCGCCACCGACGAAGGCCTCGCCCTCTTCGACGCGGCCCTGGCGGGCACCGATCCGCTGCTGCTGCCCATGCGGCTCGACACGGCCGCGCTGCGGGCGCGCGGCGACGCCCTGCCGCCGGTCCTGCGCGGCCTCGTCCGGGCCTCGGAGCGGCGCGGCGCGACCCGGGCGGCCGGGGCCGCCGCGCTGCGCCGCCGCCTGGCCGCGCTGAGCCCGGCCGAGCGCGACCTGCACCTGCTCGACCTGGTGCGGGCCGAGACCGCCACCGTGCTCGGCCACCCGTCGCCGGAGGCCGTGGGGCACGAACGGGCCTTCAAGGACCTCGGGTTCGACTCGCTGACCGCCGTGGAGCTGCGCAACCGGCTCACCGCCGCGACCGGGCTCCGGCTGCCCGCGACCCTGGTCTTCGACCACCCCACGCCCGCCGCGCTCGCCGGGCGGCTCGCCGCCGAACTGGCCCCGGCGGACGAGGCGGACGACGCCCGGCGCGACACCGAGGCCGCGGTGCGCGCGGCCCTCGCCGCGATCCCGCTGCCCCGGCTGCGGGACGCGGGCCTGCTCGACGCCCTCCTGGAGCTCGCGGGCCGCCCGGCCGGGCAGGAGCCGCCGCCGCGGGCCGGGGACGAGCCCGCCCCGATCGACCAGCTGGACTCGGAGGGGCTGCTCGCCATGGCCCTGGACAACGGAGCGCACACGAACACGGAGGACCACGATGCCCGCTGGTGA